In one Amyelois transitella isolate CPQ chromosome 22, ilAmyTran1.1, whole genome shotgun sequence genomic region, the following are encoded:
- the LOC106129974 gene encoding cell cycle control protein 50A, translated as MATSSETSDPNTKSKRPADSAFKQQRLPAWQPILTAGTVLPTFFVIGIAFIPVGIGLLYFSDEVKEKVIDYTDCMKVGENITCAEYIKQHFMAPCECQINFTLDDNFQSNVFFYYGLSNYYQNHRRYVKSRDDNQLLGRLSMTPSSDCVPFAYLDSKPVAPCGAIANSLFNDTLTVYAYLQNKMEQVPIFRTGIAWSSDKEIKFRNPPGDLQTAFANFSKPLNWRRNIWELDLEDPNNNGFQNEDLIVWMRTAALPTFRKLYRRVDHSKPGFSDGLLKGDYMLQVAYNYTVINFNGRKTFIISTTSLLGGKNPFLGVAYVVVGTLCLLLGIVLLVIHVRCSKSTTEMINVNPRTPYS; from the exons ATGGCTACTTCTAGTGAGACATCAGATCCTAATACAAAGTCAAAGCGTCCTGCTG ATTCGGCATTTAAGCAGCAGCGGTTACCAGCATGGCAACCGATACTGACGGCTGGGACTGTTTTGCCAACATTCTTTGTAATAGGGATCGCCTTCATTCCTGTTGGCATTGGACTCCTATATTTTTCAGACGAG GTTAAAGAGAAAGTTATTGATTACACAGATTGCATGAAAGTGGGAGAAAACATCACATGCGCCGAGTACATCAAGCAGCACTTCATGGCTCCTTGTGAATGCCAAATCAATTTCACTTTGGATGACAATTTCCAAAGTAATGTCTTCTTTTACTACGGCCTTAGCAACTATTATCAGAATCATCGTAGATACGTGAAATCTAG AGATGACAACCAACTACTGGGTCGGCTGTCCATGACTCCATCTTCAGACTGCGTGCCATTTGCCTATTTGGACAGCAAGCCTGTGGCGCCCTGTGGTGCAATTGCCAATTCCCTTTTCAATG ATACATTGACTGTGTATGcatatttgcaaaataaaatggaaCAAGTGCCTATTTTCCGTACCGGCATTGCTTGGAGCTCTGACAAGGAGATCAAGTTCAGGAACCCACCAGGGGATCTTCAGACAG CTTTTGCAAACTTTTCAAAGCCGTTGAACTGGCGTCGTAACATTTGGGAACTGGACCTCGAAGATCCGAATAACAATGGATTCCAG aaCGAGGATTTAATCGTATGGATGCGCACGGCGGCGCTGCCGACGTTCCGCAAGCTGTACCGGCGCGTGGACCACAGCAAGCCGGGCTTCTCCGACGGGCTGCTCAAGGGCGACTACATGCTACAAGTTGCTTATA ACTACACCGTGATCAACTTCAATGGTCGCAAGACGTTCATAATATCGACTACGTCACTTCTCGGCGGGAAGAATCCTTTCTTGGGCGTCGCTTATGTGGTCGTTGGAACACTGTGCCTGCTTTTAGGCATCGTCTTACTGGTCATACACGTCCGCTGCTCTAAAAG TACTACAGAAATGATCAACGTGAATCCGAGGACCCCATATTCTTAA
- the LOC106129973 gene encoding septin-1, with protein sequence MSSDTGKNFSNLETPGYVGFANLPNQVHRKSVKKGFEFTLMVVGESGLGKSTLVNSLFLTDLYPERVIPDATEKTNQTVKLDASTVEIEERGVKLRLTVVDTPGYGDAIDNTDCFRSIIQYIDEQFERFLRDESGLNRRNIVDNRIHCCFYFISPFGHGLKPLDIEFMKQLHNKVNIVPVIAKADCLTKKEVQRLKTRVMEEIEREGIKIYPLPDCDSDEDEDYKEQVRQLKAAVPFAVCGAGQQLEVRGRRVRGRLYPWGVVEVENPDHCDFIKLRTMLITHMQDLQEVTQEVHYENYRSERLARQGQVPKRHTSTESGLSETDSNGHTNGSTEDAGERERALREKEAELRRMQEMLEQMQRQMQLQAASTTTA encoded by the exons atgtccAGCGATACAGGCAAAAAC ttCTCAAACTTGGAGACTCCAGGCTATGTGGGGTTTGCCAACCTGCCAAACCAGGTGCACCGCAAGTCGGTCAAAAAAGGATTCGAGTTCACTCTGATGGTGGTGGGGGAGAGTGGACTGGGAAAATCAACTCTGGTCAACTCTCTATTTCTTACTGATCTCTATCCAGAACGAGTCATTCCGGATGCTACAG AAAAAACAAACCAAACTGTGAAGCTCGACGCCTCCACGGTGGAAATTGAAGAGCGCGGCGTCAAACTTCGCCTGACTGTGGTCGATACTCCTGGCTATGGGGATGCCATAGACAACACTGACTGCTTCCGA TCTATAATCCAGTACATCGACGAGCAGTTCGAACGGTTCCTCCGCGACGAGAGCGGCCTCAACCGGCGGAACATCGTCGACAATCGCATCCATTGCTGTTTTTACTTCATATCGCCTTTTGGACATGG attgaagCCACTTGACATAGAGTTCATGAAACAACTCCACAACAAAGTGAACATTGTCCCCGTTATCGCGAAGGCTGACTGCTTGACCAAGAAGGAGGTGCAGCGGCTCAAGACCAGG gTTATGGAAGAAATTGAGAGGGAAGGCATCAAGATATACCCGCTGCCGGATTGCGACAGCGACGAGGATGAGGATTACAAGGAACAG gtGCGTCAGCTGAAAGCGGCCGTGCCGTTCGCGGTGTGCGGCGCGGGCCAGCAGCTGGAggtgcgcgggcggcgcgtgCGCGGCCGCCTGTACCCCTGGGGCGTGGTGGAGGTGGAGAACCCCGACCACTGCGACTTCATCAAGCTGCGGACCATGCTCAT cacCCACATGCAGGACCTGCAGGAGGTGACTCAGGAAGTGCACTACGAGAACTACCGCTCCGAGAGACTCGCGAGACAGGGACAGGTGCCGAAGCGACACAC ttcTACCGAGAGTGGTTTGAGCGAGACCGACTCCAACGGGCACACAAATGGTTCCACTGAAGACGCGGGCGAACGGGAACGGGCGTTACGCGAGAAG GAAGCGGAATTGCGTCGTATGCAAGAAATGTTGGAGCAGATGCAGCGACAGATGCAGCTGCAGGCCGCCAGCACTACAACCGCATAG